The genomic segment TTATCAAGGCCTGATGTTGGGTGTTGCTGGCGGTTTCCTTGGACTTCTTCTTGGATTTCTAATGTGCGTATGGGTTGGCTCCATTGATTTTGGTTTTGAAATCGGCGGCAGCAACAATCTGATGATGAGCTATGACTGGTCTATCTACGTCACCGCCTTTATTACGGCGAATGTCGCTTCTTTAATCGCGAGTTATATTCCCGCCTGGGAGGCCAGCCGCATGACTCCTATTGATATTATAAGGTCGGAAACATGATTGAGTGTCGAGGAATTATCAAAGAATTTGGCACACCTCCGCAGCGGATTCTGCATGACCTCAGTTTTTCAATTGCAGATGGCGAGTTTGTCTCGATCTCAGGAAGATCGGGAAGTGGCAAAAGTACGTTATTATATATCATCAGCACGTTGGATTCAGCGACGCGGGGACAGGTGCTGATTGATGGGCGGGATGTTGCCACTTTAAATGTCGAACAGGTTCATCAATTTCGCAACCTGCACGTCGGTTTCGTGTTTCAGTTTCACTATTTATTGCCCGAACTGACTGCTTTGGAAAATGTTCTTTTGCCCGCGCGCAATGCCGGGGTCATGTCTGAAAAAAGGACTATGGCCGAATCGCTGTTGGAAGAGCTGAACGTTATCAAACAAAAGGACAAATTTCCCTCACAGATGTCAGGGGGGGAACAACAGCGCGTGGCCATCGCGCGTGCTTTGATTATGCAGCCACGTTATATTTTTGCCGACGAGCCCACGGGAAATTTGGACACGCGCAATGCGGATATTGTGATGCAGATTTTAAAGCGCACTAACAAAGAGCTGGGAACCACAATTTGTCTGGTCACGCATGATCCTGACTTCGCGGCTATGGCAGAACGCGAGATCTATTTAATTGATGGACGTCTGGCCGATCGAAATCGCGAAAAATAATCGCCCGCAGTTTTTTTGCGGTTAAAAACCATAGTAGATCACAATCCGACCCGAGGTGCCTACGGCATTCATGGCGCCTCCCAAGCCCGCGTTGGAACGATCCGCATCGCCAGAGTTTCCTGGCGTAGAGCCTGAGGCCGCCGTGGTACTTCCGTTTGCAACTCCACCAACATACGAAGAACCACCACCAGCAGAGAGCATATAGCCACCTCCGCCGCCATAGTATCCGCCGCCACCGCCAGGATAAGCGGTGAGTGAAGACCAGGTCGTAGAATCTCCTCCCACACCCCATGTTCCCGGATTTCCTTGTGTGGGGCAGGCGCCAGGGGCGCAGGATTCGCCAAGCCCTCCCGCCGATTGACTTCCACCGGTCGCGGGATACACGTCTGGATAAGCGCCGCTCGTGCCGCCGCCGGCACCTCCGCCGCCACCTCCCGGTGACATGATAAGGCCTCCATAACTGCCGCCGCCGCCGCCGCCAGCGACTAAGATTCGGTTCGCTAGCGCCGCACCCTGATGACGAACATCCGAAGCTCCTCCGCCTGAACCGCTGTACATTGTTGAATCAAATTTTCCGCCGAGTCCTCCGCCATTCCAACCGCGAACACCGGAAGCCGCAGCGCCGCCGACATAGATGCCCAGTTGTCCTCCGGGCTCTAAAGCAAAGTCGCCCGTGGCATAACCGCCCCCACCACCGGCAGAGCCTATGGTTCCAAAGGCGCCGAACCAACCGCCGCCGCCGCCAGCACCCCAAGCTTTAATCGTCACTTTTGTACAGCCGGTTGGTTGTGTAAAAGTTTGCGCGGCCCCCGTGTAAGTAAAGACGATTTTTCCAGGAACACAGTCTGTGATGTTCAGAGTGGAATCGCTGGTATTTCCCAATGCATCTGTCACCCGCGCGGCGGCAGTTCCTGTTGTCGCGGGCGCCGAATACAGTCCCGACGAAGCATCAATACTTCCACCACCGCTGATGAGCGAAAAAGTATAAGGGCTGACACCGCCGGAAGCGCTCAAGGTCCTCGTGGTATTGATGTTGACCGTTGCCGTCGACGGAGAAATGGCCAGAGCGGCATTCACCGTCACCGTCACAGACGCGGTGTTTGCTAAACTATCGGTGACTTTTAAAACACCACTTCCGCTAGAGCCTGGAGTATAAATTCCGGAACTGGAGTTTACCGACCCAGGGCCCGAGTCCTTCGAGTAGACATAGGGAGGGACACCGCCGGTCGCGCTGATCGTGGTCGTATTGTTGGCAGCGATGACAGAAAGACTCGCACTCAAAGAAAGAGAGGCATTGATCGTAACGGCAGCCGTTGCGACATTGCCTGCTGAATCTGCCACTGTGACTGTAGCGACACCACTTGCCGCAGGAGCGGAATAGCTTCCTGTGGAGGCATTGATGGCGCCATTGTTGACCGTATAGGAATAGGGCGGCACACCGTTGGAGGCGGTAAAAGCAAAAGTGTTGTTCACAGCTAGTATTTTACTGGCAGGTGTGATTTGCAGGGCGGGATTGATGGTCACTGTGGCTGAACTTGTATTCCCGAGGCTGTCAGTGACAGTCACCAAGGCGGAGCCACTTGTCCCTGGGGCGATGTATTCTCCTGACAACGCACCGATGCTTCCTGCATTGGCTGAAAATATATAAGGCGAAACACCGCCGGAGGCCGTGAAGGTCGTTTCATTCCCAAGAGCCAAGGTTTTTGCTGCGGGGCTGATTTGTAAGACCGGGTTGACTGTCACATTCAAGGTGGCTGTATTTCCCAGCGAGTCCGTCACTTGCAAAACTCCCGTACCACTGGCGCCTGGAGTATAAACTCCTGTGCTCGCATCAATGCTCCCCGGCCCAGAAACTTTTGCGTAGGTATAAGGAGGTGCTCCGCCCTGACCGGTCACGGTTGTACTATTGTTTTGCGCAATGATCAGAGAGTCTGAGGTCAATGACAGCGCCAGATCAATCGTCACGGTGGCCTGACTGGTGTTTCCCAAAGAATCGGCCACCACCAAAATGGCTGAACCTGCCGTGGCCGGGGCCTGGTACAGTCCGTCGGTTAAACCAATGCTGCCAAGGCCCGTAAGAACGATATAAGTATAAGGGGGAACGCCATCGACTCCTGTAAATGTCTGCGTGGTGAGAGTCCACAACGTATGTGTTGCGGGCGTGATTTTTAGAGCGGGTTGAACGGTGATGGTATTAATCAAAACATTTCCCACCGCATCGGTTGTTTTGATGATGGCAGCACCCACATATCCATTTGGATTATAAAGACCCGTCTGTGGATCAATAGAGCCGCCGCCAGAGACGAGAGAGTATGTCAACGGCGCGACACCTCCCGAGGCATCGAAATCAAAAACATTGTTTTCCGCGATGACGGGCGCAGAGACCGCAAATGAAAGTGGCGGCTGCACTCTGACTTCAAAGATAATAGAGTGACCGGAACCGTCTTTGATCTCAATTCGCGTAATGCCCGGAGTAGTTGGCGCGGTGAAAAGGCCTGTTTGTGGATCAATCGTGCCACCACCAGAAACAATGGTGAAAACATAATCGCCCGAGCCGCCCGTGGGACTGAGCTGATGCGTGTCGCCGATGATCAGTTCATTTCTTTGGTCTTCCGCGACTTTCAGCGAGTTCTTAAGCCGAGAGCTCATCAAATCCAACTCGACATTTCCACAAGCCGTGAAAATGAAAAGGCTCAAAATGAGACAAAAGTGAGGCGCACAACGTTCCAACATGTATTTTTATCGGTTCTTGGTGAGCATGCCAAAAGAGTTTGCGAGAAAAATTTGGGATAAAGTGTGGGCAATTTGGGGAAACGTCCAGAGCTCTACCAAGGTCTGGTTCTCATACAAACCTTTGTCGGAGTACATGGGATGCTGTGAAAATAACATCCAGTCGAATACTCATTACGATAGAGGGGAAAGTAATGAAATTTTTAAATCATCTTGTGATGGTGGGTCTTGTTTTTGCGTCTACCGTTTCCGTTGCTAAGCCAGGAGACCTTCAAGCAAAAATTGTCGGAGGGTCAGAGGCGACTCCCGGTGAGTTTCCGTTTATCGTGTCCTTGCAAGGATCTTCTGGTCATTTCTGTGGCGGTTCATTGATTCGCAGCAACTGGGTTTTGACAGCAGCTCATTGTGTAAAAGGCGCTTCTGTCAAGAATGTGGTGATTGGACTGCATGATCAGAAAAACCTGTCTAAAGCGGAAGTGATCAAACCAAAGCGCATCATCGCGCATCCCCTTTATAACGACAACACGGCGGACTTCGATTTTGCGCTCATCGAACTGCAAAAAGATTCTTCCTACGAACCCATTGCCATCAATACGTCAGAAATTGAAATTCCTGACGGTGCAAATGGACAAATTGTTGCCACCGTCGCCGGCTGGGGTGCCACCAGAGAGAACTCTTACAGTCTTCCATCACGCCTGCAAAAAGTGGATGTGCCATTGGTAGCTCACGATCTTTGCAGTAAGAACTATAAAAATACTATCACATCTCGGATGTTGTGTGCTGGATATCCCCGTGGTGGGAAAGATTCCTGTCAGGGTGATAGCGGCGGTCCTCTTGTTGCTCGCGGAGGTATGATGGGACAGAGTGTTCTTATTGGTGTTGTGAGTTGGGGTGAAGGTTGTGCTCGCGCGAACCTGCCTGGAGTTTACGCCAAAGTAAATGCCGAAACGACTTGGATTGAGCAAACGGCTCGCTAAAAAAAAGAAAGGGAAAGGTTTGCGCCTTTCCCTTTTTTCTTAGGGCTCCTCCGGCAAAACCCACAAAGCATATAGACACGATAAAAGCAGACACGCTGCTGTCAACTGATGAAGAATTCCCAAAAACACAGGAACCTTCAGAATCAAAGTCAAAACTCCCAATAAGATCTGCGAATGCAAAAGAATATTAAACGTCGACCATTCAGGATGACGAACTGTTTTTTTATAGAAGAACAGAAACCAGAAGTACAGCATGACCGCGAAAGCCACCCAGCGATGAATAAACTGGATATAGATGGGGTTGTGATAAAAGGCCCCCCATGACAGCTCGAAGTCCCAAGAGACCTGGGGCAAAAAACCTCCGGACATGTGCGGAAAAGTGTTTTCCAGAAAGCCCACACGAAAACCGCTGACCAGACAGCCAAGAAACACCTGCAAGGCCAATAACACAAATAAGCCCATCTCTAGGCGATGTCGGGATAAAATCTCTGAGCACTTTCGTCGTCGTTTTTCCAGCAGATAAAATAGAGCGACGGACACCGTTGCTAAAGCCAAAAAGAAATGAATCGAGAGCATCAAGGGCTGCACCCGCGGCAAATCTCTTAGACCCGACTTCACCATGAACCAGCCCACAATGCCCTGAACCAAGACCAAGGCTGCCAATGAAATTATCTTCAAGGATCTTCTTTTCAGCAAATAGATCAAGCCAAAGCCCGCAAAATAAAGAAATATCACCCGCGCCAGAAGCCGATGAAACCATTCCCAGAAGTAAATCTTTTTGTAGTCTTTTAACGTGAAGTGTTTGTTGATAATTTGAAATTCAGGCGTGAGCTGATATTTAGCGAATTCCAATTGCCACTGGGTCTCGTGTAAAGGAGGCAGGGTGCCCATCACGACATTCCACTCCACAATGGAAAGTCCCGAGCGGGTGAGGCGGGTGGTGCCGCCAATAGTGAGGATCAGCAAGATTCCGATGATCCCCCCGAAAAGCAGGCGTTTTTCCATTCGGTCCATGACTAAAACTAAGTCCCTTTAAGAAAATAGATAGATGTGAAAAATAGGGCTAACACCAACGACGACGGCAGAATCCATTCTTTGGCTTTCCGTAAGTCCATAAAGTAAATCAAAATGACCAAGGCTTTGGTAAAACTAAGCACTAAAGCCGCTTGAAAGCTCGAATAAATCATCATCAGACTTAGCGAAGAAAACAAAAGAACTAAAGCTAGGTAATTCATTGTTGGGCTCCGAAATAGAAAACGGGGAAGATCAAAATCCAAGCGAGGTCACACATATGCCAGAAAAGAACGCCGGATTCGTAGTCTTTGACGGTAAGATCCTCTGATGTGCTTGCAGAGGGAAAAGATCTTACCAGTAAATAAAATAGAATTCCTACGCCCACCAGGACGTGCACAAAATGAAAACCCATCGTCAGCCAGTAGTACTGCCAGAAGTCGTTCGCG from the Bdellovibrio sp. ArHS genome contains:
- a CDS encoding serine protease, translated to MKFLNHLVMVGLVFASTVSVAKPGDLQAKIVGGSEATPGEFPFIVSLQGSSGHFCGGSLIRSNWVLTAAHCVKGASVKNVVIGLHDQKNLSKAEVIKPKRIIAHPLYNDNTADFDFALIELQKDSSYEPIAINTSEIEIPDGANGQIVATVAGWGATRENSYSLPSRLQKVDVPLVAHDLCSKNYKNTITSRMLCAGYPRGGKDSCQGDSGGPLVARGGMMGQSVLIGVVSWGEGCARANLPGVYAKVNAETTWIEQTAR
- a CDS encoding COX15/CtaA family protein, giving the protein MDRMEKRLLFGGIIGILLILTIGGTTRLTRSGLSIVEWNVVMGTLPPLHETQWQLEFAKYQLTPEFQIINKHFTLKDYKKIYFWEWFHRLLARVIFLYFAGFGLIYLLKRRSLKIISLAALVLVQGIVGWFMVKSGLRDLPRVQPLMLSIHFFLALATVSVALFYLLEKRRRKCSEILSRHRLEMGLFVLLALQVFLGCLVSGFRVGFLENTFPHMSGGFLPQVSWDFELSWGAFYHNPIYIQFIHRWVAFAVMLYFWFLFFYKKTVRHPEWSTFNILLHSQILLGVLTLILKVPVFLGILHQLTAACLLLSCLYALWVLPEEP
- a CDS encoding ABC transporter ATP-binding protein yields the protein MIECRGIIKEFGTPPQRILHDLSFSIADGEFVSISGRSGSGKSTLLYIISTLDSATRGQVLIDGRDVATLNVEQVHQFRNLHVGFVFQFHYLLPELTALENVLLPARNAGVMSEKRTMAESLLEELNVIKQKDKFPSQMSGGEQQRVAIARALIMQPRYIFADEPTGNLDTRNADIVMQILKRTNKELGTTICLVTHDPDFAAMAEREIYLIDGRLADRNREK
- a CDS encoding glycine-rich protein, with protein sequence MSLFIFTACGNVELDLMSSRLKNSLKVAEDQRNELIIGDTHQLSPTGGSGDYVFTIVSGGGTIDPQTGLFTAPTTPGITRIEIKDGSGHSIIFEVRVQPPLSFAVSAPVIAENNVFDFDASGGVAPLTYSLVSGGGSIDPQTGLYNPNGYVGAAIIKTTDAVGNVLINTITVQPALKITPATHTLWTLTTQTFTGVDGVPPYTYIVLTGLGSIGLTDGLYQAPATAGSAILVVADSLGNTSQATVTIDLALSLTSDSLIIAQNNSTTVTGQGGAPPYTYAKVSGPGSIDASTGVYTPGASGTGVLQVTDSLGNTATLNVTVNPVLQISPAAKTLALGNETTFTASGGVSPYIFSANAGSIGALSGEYIAPGTSGSALVTVTDSLGNTSSATVTINPALQITPASKILAVNNTFAFTASNGVPPYSYTVNNGAINASTGSYSAPAASGVATVTVADSAGNVATAAVTINASLSLSASLSVIAANNTTTISATGGVPPYVYSKDSGPGSVNSSSGIYTPGSSGSGVLKVTDSLANTASVTVTVNAALAISPSTATVNINTTRTLSASGGVSPYTFSLISGGGSIDASSGLYSAPATTGTAAARVTDALGNTSDSTLNITDCVPGKIVFTYTGAAQTFTQPTGCTKVTIKAWGAGGGGGWFGAFGTIGSAGGGGGYATGDFALEPGGQLGIYVGGAAASGVRGWNGGGLGGKFDSTMYSGSGGGASDVRHQGAALANRILVAGGGGGGSYGGLIMSPGGGGGGAGGGTSGAYPDVYPATGGSQSAGGLGESCAPGACPTQGNPGTWGVGGDSTTWSSLTAYPGGGGGYYGGGGGYMLSAGGGSSYVGGVANGSTTAASGSTPGNSGDADRSNAGLGGAMNAVGTSGRIVIYYGF